The window GGTTGGCGAGTGTCTGGCGTAGACCTGCTTAGGACTTGAGGGCGCCATCGCGAGCAAGCTCGCTCCCACACGGGTCAACTGCGAACATAAATGGCGAACCATCAATGATCCAAATGTGGGAGCGAGCCTGCTCGCGATGACGGCGGATCAGCAACATTGATGCGACTGACACACCGCCGTCGCCCACCGCCCCATTGTTACTCCTGCTTGACCAACCACTTCTGCGACAACTGCTCCAACCTCCCGTCATCCTTGATACGCGCCAAAGCGTTGTCCAGGCTGGCCTTGAACGCCGGATTGCCCTTCTGGAATGGAATCACCAGGCTGGGCGGCGGGCCGCTCTTTTCTTCCGGCTGGAACGACTGTGCCATGACCATCGGGCGTTGTGAGTCGTCCTTGCGCGCCAACAGTTGCGCATCCGGTTGGCTATAAGCGGTGCTTGTGTCGAAACGTTCGGCCAGTTCCGGGGTCATTGCTATGTGGTTGATGGCGACATCGTATTTGCCGCTTTCCACGCCGGCCAGCAGATCGCTGGCATCGGTGACCACAAAGTCGGCGCGAACATCGAGCTCGCCGGCCAGCATCTGACCCAGTTCCACTTCGAAGCCGGTGAGCTTGCCGTCTTCCTTGAAGTTGAAAGGGCTGGTGTTGGCTTCCAGAGCGATGCGCAATTCGCCACGGTCGTTGATGTCGTCGATCAGTTCGGCATGGGCCAGAGGGCTCAAGAGAGGTAGCAGGCAGATCAGCCCAGGCAGAAAACGCATGGTCACTCCTTTGTATTGTTACAAGCGACGCTCGTTTCAGGTTCGCTTTGCTATGGTTGTTGCAGGCTTCGACAACGAATGGTCATGAAGTTGTCATGACCACGCGGATTTCATGGAAAAACTGGAGAAAAAAATGAAAAGCTTTATGTCACGTGCCGCCTTGGCCGGCCTGTTGCTGGGAGCTTCGATGCTGGCATCCGCCGCAACCCCTGCTCCCAAGGGTGCAGAGGTATTCATCGTTTCCCCGGAAGACGGTGCCACCGTTGGCCAGGAGTTCAAGGTCAAGTTCGGCGTCAAGAACATCGCGCTGGCCCCGGCGGGTGATGAAACCAAAAATACCGGGCACCATCATTTGCTGATTGATGTCGACAAACTGCCTGCCGCGGGCGCGCCGATTCCCACCGATGCCAACCACATGCATTTCGGCAAGGCGCAAACCGAGGCTACGATCAAACTGGCACCGGGCAAGCACACCTTGCAGCTGATACTGGGCGACAGCGGCCATATGCCGTTCGATCCGACGATCGTGTCCGAGAAGATCACGGTAAACGTGAAATAAACCGGCACAGGTCGACACAACACAAAACCCTCCCACAGGTTATGTGTTCGACAGAAAAAAACGGGAGCCCCCTGCGAGGCTCCCGTTTTTTGTTGCACGCCAGGTCTGCTTAGAACAACACCCGGCTACGAATAGTGCCGTTGATGTGCTGCAGTTTCTCTTGCGCCAGATCGGAGTATTCGGCATCGACGTCGATCACGACGTAGCCGACTTTCTCGTTGGTCTGCAGGAACTGACCGGAAATGTTGATGCCGTTTTCGGCGAAGACCTTGTTGATCTCGCTCATCACACCCGGGATGTTCTCGTGGATGTGCAACAGGCGGTGTTTGCCAGGGTGAGCCGGCAGGGCCACTTCCGGGAAGTTCACGGACGATACCGAAGTACCGTTGTCGCTGTACTTGACCAGCTTTTCCGCCACTTCCAGGCCGATGTTGGCTTGGGCTTCGGCAGTAGAACCGCCGATGTGCGGGGTCAAGATCACGTTGTCCAGGCCGCGCAGCGGGCTTTCGAAGATATCGTCGTTGGAGCGCGGCTCCACCGGGAATACGTCGATGGCGGCGCCGATCAGGTGTTTGTCCTTGATCGCTTCGGCCAGGGCGTCGAGCTTGACCACGGTGCCACGAGCGGCGTTGATCAGGATCCCGCCTTTCTTGATGGCACGGATTTCCTTCTCGCCAATCATCCACTGGGTGGCGGCGGTTTCCGGAACGTGCAGCGTCACGATGTCGGACATGCCCAACAGCTCGTGCAGGTCGTTGACCTGAGTGGCATTGCCCAGCGGCAGCTTGGTCACGGTGTCGTAGAAAAACACCTGCATGCCAAGGCCTTCAGCCAGCACCGACAACTGCGTGCCGATCGAGCCGTAACCGACGATACCCAGCTTCTTGCCACGGATTTCGAAGGAGTTGGCCGCGCTCTTGATCCAGCCGCCACGGTGGCAGGAAGCGTTCTTCTCGGGAATGCCGCGCAGCAGCAGGATCGCTTCGGCCAGCACCAGTTCAGCAACGGAACGGGTGTTGGAGTATGGCGCGTTGAACACCGCGATACCGCGCTCGCGCGCCGCATTGAGGTCCACCTGATTGGTGCCGATGCAGAAGCAGCCGACCGCCACCAGTTTCTTGGCGTGGTCGAAGATCTCTTCGGTCAATTGGGTACGGGAGCGAATACCGATGAAGTGAGCATCGGCGATCTTTTCCTTGAGCTGGGCTTCCGGCAGAGAACTGGTGATGTACTCGATGCTGGTGTAGCCCGCCGACTTGAGGACGTCGACAGCCGATTGGTGGACGCCTTCGAGAAGAAGGAACTTGATCTTGCTCTTATCGAGAGAAGTCTTGCTCATCTGCGTAAACCTGTGTCCCGGAGAAAAATGGCAGGGAATCGGACAGCGCATGCTGGTCCGACCGGCATGACAGCCGTCGCCGCAGAACAGCCAATGGGCACTACGCTGCGGGGTCGGTATGCTAGCATACGCACCCCGCTAAACACTCATTCCTGCGACGTGAAGCGTTCTCAGGATGACCATGAATTGTTCGAGAGTTCTGTCGATGACCAATCCTGCCGTGATAGATGAGCTGAAGACCCTGGTTGAGCCTGGCAAAGTCTTGACCGATGCCGACTCCCTGAACGCTTATGGCAAGGATTGGACCAAGCACTTCGCCCCGGCGCCGAGCGCCATCGTCTTCCCCAAGACCACCGAACAGGTTCAGGCCATTGTGCGCTGGGCCAATGAGCACAAGGTCGCGCTGGTGCCATCGGGCGGGCGTACCGGGCTTTCCGCCGCGGCCGTGGCGGCCAACGGCGAAGTGGTCGTGTCATTCGACTACATGAACCAGATTCTCGACGTGAACCTCACCGATCGCACAGCCGTCTGCCAGCCAGGTGTGGTCACTGAACAACTGCAGAACAAGGCTGAAGAGCACGGTCTGTACTACCCGGTGGACTTCGCCTCCGCCGGTTCCAGTCAGATTGGCGGCAACATCGGCACCAATGCCGGCGGAATCAAGGTCATTCGTTACGGCATGACCCGCAACTGGGTAGCCGGCATGAAAGTCGTCACCGGTAAAGGTGACCTGCTGGAACTGAACAAGGACCTGATCAAGAACGCCACTGGCTACGATCTGCGGCAGTTGTTCATCGGCGCCGAAGGCACCCTCGGGTTCGTGGTCGAAGCCACCATGCGCCTGGACCGGGCTCCGAAGAACCTCACCGCCATGGTCCTGGGCACCGCCGATTTTGATTCGATCATGCCCGTACTGCATGCCTTCCAGGGCAAGCTGGACCTGACGGCGTTCGAATTCTTCTCCGACAAGGCCCTGGCCAAGGTCCTGGATCGGGGCGACGTACCGGCGCCATTCGAAACCGAGTGCCCCTTCTACGCCCTGCTGGAGTTCGAAGCCACCACCGAAGAAGTCGCCAACCACGCCCTGGAAACGTTCGAACACTGTGTCGAACAGGGCTGGGTGCTCGATGGGGTGATGAGCCAAAGCGAAACCCAACTGCAAAACCTGTGGAAGTTGCGCGAGTACATCTCGGAAACCATCTCCCACTGGACACCGTACAAGAACGACATCTCGGTCACCGTTTCGAAAGTCCCGGGCTTCTTGCGCGACATCGACACTATCGTCGGCCAACATTACCCGGATTTCGAGATCGTCTGGTTTGGCCACATCGGCGACGGCAACTTGCACTTGAACATCCTCAAGCCAGAGAACCTGAGCAAAGACGAATTCTTCGCCAAGTGCGCGACCGTGAACAAATGGGTCTTTGAAACCGTCGAGAAATACAACGGCTCGATCTCCGCCGAACACGGCGTAGGCATGACCAAACGCGATTACCTGACCTACAGTCGCTCGCCGGTAGAAATTGAATACATGAAGGCCGTCAAGGCAGTGTTCGACCCGAACGGCATCATGAACCCGGGCAAGATTTTCGCGGTTTAATGCAAAAAATACCTGATGAATCCCAGAAGCAGGAGTCGGTAATGAGCTATCAGCACCAGTATGTCGACGGTACCCGTATTCATTTCCCGGTGGGAAAAATCGTGTGCATTGGCCGCAACTACGCCGAACACGCCAAGGAACTGGATAACCCGGTACCTACCGAACCCCTGCTGTTCATCAAGCCCGGCAGCTGCGCGGTGCCGCTGGAAGGCGGTTTCAGCATCCCCGCTGACCGTGGTGCGGTGCACTACGAAGCTGAAATTGCCGTGCTGATCGGCAAGCCACTGTCGACCCGGCCCAGTGCCGAGGAAGTGCTGGATGCCATCTCCGGCTTCGCCCCGGCCCTGGATCTGACCCTGCGGGACAAGCAAGCCGAGCTCAAGGCCAAGGGCTTGCCCTGGGAAGTCGCCAAATCCTTCGACGGTGCGGCGGTGCTGGCACCTTTCGTGTCCAGCGGCACCTTTGCCGACCTGACCGACATCCCGGTTCGCCTGACCATCAACGGTGAAGTGCGCCAGGACGGCAACAGCAGCCTGATGCTCAACCCCATCGTGCCGATGATCCAATACATGGCTGGCTGCTTCTCATTGCAGGCCGGCGACGTAATCCTCACTGGCACTCCGGCGGGCGTAGGACCGTTGAACGTCGGGGATGAACTGGTACTGGAATTGCCAGGCGCGAGCCGTTTCGAAAGCAGCGTTCGTTAACCGCAGGCGCTGTCCCGCGTGGGCGCGAGCCGGCTCGTGTCCACATGGATGGACGGCTCTCGCCATTTACCATTTTTTTCACATGCCATCCGGATAATTCCAGGGAATACGGCGTCTGAGCCATTCATTTTCCTAACCCGAATACCTGGAACACATCCCCTGATGGCCACTCCTCTAGCTCGGCCCTCCTCCAGCCCCGTCCGCCGCGCTCGCTTCTCGCTGCCCTGGTATGCCTGGTCGCTGTTAGCAGCCGGGGCCTTTTACTGGCTGGCGCATGCCATGCACTGGGATGACCGGGGCCTGCTGTGGGCATCGGAACGTCTCGAGAGCCCCGCCCAGCGCCAGGAAAGCATCTGGCTGCCGGACTACCACGCGGTGATTGATGCCAAGGTCCTGCCAGGAATGGAAGAGGATGAAGCGTCCGACCTGACCTATAACCCACAGACCAAAACCCTGTTCGCGATCATGGGTAAGCATCCGTTTCTGGTGGAACTCACCCTGCAGGGTGACGTGCTGCGCAAAATGCCGTTGGTGGGCTGGAGCAATCCTGAAGGCGTGGCCTACATGGAGAATGGCCTGATGGCTATTACCGATGAACGAAAACACACGCTGTCGATCATCCAGGTCGATGCCGATACTCGCGAACTGAACAGCACGGATTTCCCCCACTACGATCTCGGCCCGTCCAAGAACCAGAACAAGGGCTTCGAAGGCGTCGCCTGGGATCCACGCAACCAGCAATTGGCCTTGGGTGAAGAGCGTCCGCCAGCGTTGTTCACCTGGAAAAGCGACGGCAGCCAACTGCTCAAGGGCGACAAACAGATCCATGCCAGCGACGAGCTGGACCTGCGCAACCTGTCGGCGCTGGCGATCGATCCTCGCACGGGGCACTCGCTGCTGCTGTCGGCCGACTCCCATCTGTTGCTGGAGCTGGACGATGCAGGGGAACAGGTCAGCTTCATGACCTTGCTGGGCGGTTTCAACGGCATCAAAGATACGATCCCCCGCGCAGAAGGCGTAGCCCTCGATGAGTCCGGCAACCTGTACATGGTCAGCGAGCCGAACCTGTTCTATCGTTTCGAAAAACAACGCTGATAGCGCAACTCTGTAAGGTAATTCATCCTTCGCCGTAGGGTGTGGCATCCGGCCATTAAGCTTCAGTTCAGGCAGCCGTGGTATTTCCAACCACCTGTTCTCATCCGAGCCCACCCACATGCGTCGACTTGCCCGCCCGAAGCCCTTGATCCTGCTGCTGATCATGATCGTACTGATCGCTTTGATCGCAGCAGCTCAATACCTGCGCCTGTTCGAGCGCGCCTGGTTCAACTTCAACACTCTCTGGCAGCCCCCCAGCGAACAGGCCATTGCCCTGGACCACTATCGGGTGACGGTCGAGGCGCGGGTGATTGAAGGCCTGGACAATGACGTTTCGGCGCTGACGTACGATCCGATCCGCAAGAGCCTCTTTACCGTTACCAACAAGAATGCCGAACTGATCGAGCTGTCATTGGACGGCAAGATTCTTAGGCGCATCGCCCTGATTGGCTTCGGCGACCCGGAGGCGGTGGAGTTCATCAGCGAGGACATTTACGTCATCACCGACGAGCGTCAGCAGCGGCTGATCAAGATTCACTTGGACGACGATACCCAATTCCTCGACGCCGCCGACGCAGAGCAAATGACGCTTGGCCTGCACCTGAACGGTAACAAAGGGTTTGAAGGGTTGGCCTACGACTCAGTGGGCAAACGGTTGTTCGTGGCCAAGGAGCGCGATCCGATGCTGATTTATGAAGTGCGGGGCTTTCCCCATCACAAACCGGACAAATCCTACGCTGTCCATGTAATCAACAACCCCAAGCGCGATGCCGGACTGTTCGTACGCGATCTTTCTAGCCTGCAATACGACGAGCGCAGCGGCCATTTACTGGCGCTGTCCGATGAGTCGCGATTGATTATCGAGCTGGACATCGACGGCCGGCCGTTGAGCACGCTGTCGTTGAGCAAGGGCCGTCAAGGGCTGCAAAAAACCGTCCCTCAGGCCGAGGGCGTTGCCATGGACGATGATGGCAACTTGTATGTGGTGAGCGAACCGAACCTGTTCTACGTCTTCAAGAAACCGCAGCCTTGATCCCCAAAAAACCTGATGTGGGAGCGAGCCTGCTCGCGATGGCGGTGCGTCAGCCAACATGGATGTGTCGGGTAGACCGCTATCGCGAGCAGGCTCGCTCCCACAGGGGCTGAATCACTGAAAGAGCAGATTATCTGGCCGGCTTACTCAGCCCGCAGGGTCTTCACCCCTTCAGGCGTCCCCAGCAACAACACATCCGCCGGGCGAGCCGCGAACAAGCCATTGGTGACCACACCGACGATGGCGTTGATCTGGCTTTCCAGTTCCACCGGGTTGGTGATCTGCAGGTTATGGACATCCAGGATGATGTTGTCGTTATCGGTCAGCACGCCTTCGCGGTACACCGGGTCACCGCCCAGTTTCACCAGTTGGCGGGCCACATGGCTGCGGGCCATCGGAATGACTTCCACCGGCAGCGGGAACGCGCCGAGGACTGGCACCAGTTTGCTGGCGTCGGCGATGCAGATGAAGGTCTTGGCCACGGCCGCGACAATCTTCTCGCGGGTCAGGGCTGCGCCGCCGCCCTTGATCAGGTTCAGGTGCGCGTCGCTTTCATCGGCGCCGTCGATATAGAACTCCAGGTCGCTCACGGTATTGAGCTCATAGACCGGAATCCCGTGGCCCTTCAAGCGCGCGGCGGTGGCTTCGGAGCTGGCGACCGCGCCGTCGAACGCACCTTTGTGCTGCGCCAGTGCGTCGATGAAGCAATTGGCCGTCGAGCCGGTGCCGACCCCAACGATGCTCTTGTCATCCAGTTTCGGGAGGATGAGGTCGACAGCGGCCTGGGCCACGGCCTGTTTGAGTTGATCCTGGGTCATGCGGGCTCCGAAAGCGGACGGGGAGTAAAGAGGGACGCGAGTATAACCCAACAAAACCTTGGGATTCGTGTGGTCGCCCAGCCAAAAGCCGGGTTAGACTCCTTGGCCCTGCCCAACCCGCTCAGTGATGCTTTCCGATGCTTGAACAGTACGTCAAAAAGATCCTCACCTCGCGCGTTTACGACGTTGCCGTGGAAACCCCATTGCAGACTGCCCGCCAGCTCTCCGAGCGGCTGGGCAACAACATCTGGCTCAAGCGCGAAGACTTGCAGCCGGTGTTCTCGTTCAAGATTCGCGGCGCCTACAACAAGCTGACCCAGCTCAGCGACGAAGAGCGCGCACGCGGCGTGGTCACGGCTTCGGCGGGCAACCACGCCCAGGGCCTGGCCCTGGCGGCCAAGGTGCTGGGCGTCAAAGCCACCATCGTGATGCCCAAGACCACTCCGGAAATCAAAGTCGAAGGCGTACGTTCCCGAGGCGGCAAAGTGGTGTTGCACGGCGATTCGTTCCCCGAAGCCTTGGCCTATTCGCTGAAACTGGTCGACGAAAAGGGCTACGTCTACATTCACCCCTATGACGATCCCCACACCATTGCCGGGCAGGGCACGGTGGCGATGGAGATCCTGCGCCAACATCCGGGGCGTCTGGATGCGATTTTCGTCCCGGTGGGCGGCGGCGGGCTGATTGCCGGGATCGCGGCCTATGTGAAATACCTGCGGCCTGACATCAAGGTGATCGGCGTCGAGCCGGACGATTCCAATTGCCTGCAAGCCGCCCTGGCCGCTGGCGAGCGAGTGGTGCTGCCGACCGTGGGGCTCTTTGCCGACGGCGTTGCCGTGGCGCAGATCGGCCAGCACACGTTCGACATCTGCAAGCACTACGTGGATGAAGTCATCACCGTCAGTACCGACGAGATCTGTGCGGCCATCAAGGATATCTACGACGATACCCGCTCGATCACCGAACCTGCCGGCGCCTTGGGCGTGGCCGGGATCAAGAAGTATGTGGAATCGCGCGGCGTCAGCGGGCAGACCCTGGTGGCCATCGACTCCGGCGCCAACGTCAATTTCGACCGTCTGCGTCACGTGGCCGAGCGTGCCGAGCTGGGCGAAGGCCGCGAGGCGATCATCGCAGTGACCATTCCCGAGAAGCCTGGCAGCTTCAAGGCCTTCTGCGAAGCCGTCGGCAAGCGCCAGATCACCGAATTCAACTATCGCTACAACACGGGCAGCGAAGCGCACATCTTCGTGGGCGTGCAGACGCACCCGGAAAACGACCCGCGCAGCGCGCTGATCGCCAGCCTGACCGAGCAAGGCTTCCCGGTGGTGGACCTGACCGACAACGAACTGGCCAAACTGCACATTCGCCACATGGTGGGCGGGCATGCGGCCCACGTCATCGACGAGGTCGTGCTGCGCTTCGAATTCCCGGAACGTCCGGGGGCGCTGTTCAACTTCCTCAACAAGCTGGGCGGACGCTGGAATATCTCGATGTTCCACTACCGCAACCATGGTGCGGCGGATGGTCGTGTGGTTGCGGGCCTGCAGGTACCGCACGATGAACGTCATCTGGTACCGGCAGCCCTGGAAGAAATCGGCTATCCGTACTGGGATGAAAGCGATAACCCGGCGTATCAGCTGTTCCTGGGCTAAAGCAGAGCTAGACTGCCCGGCAAGACTCAAGGAAATCCAACGATGGAAACGTTAACCGCGCTGAAGATCGCCCATGTCGTCGCCACAGTATTGCTCTTGGCGGGCGCCTTGGGGCTGGCCATCTGGGTCTGGAGGACGCGCCGCAACGGCGATGCCACGGCGGCCGCGCGCACATTGCAACGCCCGCGGGTGTTTGTCTGGCTGGTGATGGCCCTGGCGCTGGTGAGCTTGCCATTCACGGGGTGGTGGATGGTGCATCAGATCGGCTGGCCACTGGGGCAGACCTGGTTGCTGGCTTCCAGTGTGCTCTACACCGTGGCGGCGCTGGCGGGGTTCTGGCTGTTGGTGCGGTTGAACAAACTGCGCAAGGCGCCGGGAGGTAGTGGGAAATTCACCTTTGCCTTGGCGCTGTTCAGTTTTGTCTGCTTTATCGCCATTGCGGGGTTGATGGGGGCCAAGCCGGTTTAAGGCGTTAGACCGCGTCGACCCTATCGCGAGCAGGCTCGCTCCCACAGGGGTTTGTGAACGATGCACATCCAGTGTGGGAGCGAGCCTGCTCGCGATGAAGATATCAGCCGCGCAACGAAATCACCGGCCAACCCCGCCTCTGGGCTTCGGCCCTGAGGTTCGGGTCCGGATCCACGGCCACCGGATGGGTCACCACTTCCAGCAGCGACAGGTCATTCATCGAGTCGCTATAAAAGTAACTGCCGTCCAGCGAATACCCGGTCTCCTCCAGCCAACGATTGAGCCGCACCACCTTGCCCTCACGAAAACACGGAATGTCGGTACTGCGCCCGCTGTAGCGCCCGTCGATCATTTCGCACTCGGTGGCGATCAGGGTCTCGACTCCCAAGCGCTCGGCGATCGGTGCGGTGACGAAGCGATTGGTAGCGGTGATGATCACCAGCTTGTCGCCGGCCTCACGGTGTTTACTCAACAGCTCGATCGCCTGGGGCAACACAATCGGTTCGATGCAGTCGCGCATGTAGTCCAGATGCCACTGTGCCAGCACCTCCATCTCCGTGCGGCCAAGGATTTCCAGGCAAAAATTCAGGTACTCGGCGTTGTCGAGCTTGCCGGCCAGGTAATCCTGATAGAACTCGTCATTGCGCGCCTTGTACGTAACGGCGTCGAGGAAACCGCGCTCACACAGGTAATCGCCCCAGGCGTGGTCACTGTCGCCGCCCAGCAAGGTGTTGTCCAAGTCGAATAAAGCCAGCCGCATTGCAGTTACTCGCTGAAGAATCTGAAGAAAGGCGTCCAGAATACGGACTTTTCACAAGAGTGCACATAAGGTAGGAAGGCTCGTTGCTGCTTTCACAACCTTTGTGGAACAATGCGGCGACATGCGTTTGCGAGGTTGTTGCCGTGATCGATCCCGATGGTTTCCGACCCAATGTGGGGATCATTCTTACGAATGATGCAGGGCAGGTGCTATGGGCTCGCCGTATCAATCAAGACGCCTGGCAGTTTCCCCAGGGTGGGATCAACCCTCAGGAGACGCCCGAAGAGGCCTTGTACCGCGAGTTGAACGAAGAAGTGGGGCTTGAGCGAGAAGATGTCGAAATACTCGCCTGCACCCGGGGCTGGTTGCGCTATCGTTTGCCGCAACGCCTGGTCAGAACGCATAGCCAACCGCTGTGCATCGGCCAGAAGCAGAAATGGTTTCTCCTGCGCCTGATCTCCAACGAGCAGCGGGTGCGGATGGATTTGACCGGTAAACCGGAGTTCGATGGCTGGCGCTGGGTCAGCTATTGGTATCCGTTGGGCCAGGTGGTGACATTCAAGCGCGAGGTATACCGACGCGCCCTCAAAGAGCTTGCCCCGCGCCTGCTGACGCGCGACTGACGACGGAGTTCGACCCCGAGCCATGCTCAATACGCTGCGCAAGATCGTCCAGGAAGTTAACTCCGCCAAGGATCTCAAGGCGGCGTTGGGGATTATTGTATTGCGCGTCAAAGAGGCCATGGGCAGCCAAGTCTGCTCGGTCTATCTGCTGGACCCCGAGACCAACCGTTTTGTGCTGATGGCCACCGAGGGCTTGAACAAGCGCTCGATCGGCAAGGTCAGCATGGCGCCCAATGAAGGTCTGGTCGGCTTGGTCGGCACGCGCGAAGAACCGCTGAACCTCGAAAATGCCGCGGATCACCCGCGCTATCGTTATTTTGCCGAGACCGGCGAAGAACGCTACGCCTCGTTCCTCGGGGCGCCGATCATCCACCACCGCCGTGTCGTCGGCGTGTTGGTCATCCAGCAGAAGGAGCGTCGCCAGTTCGACGAAGGTGAAGAAGCCTTCCTCGTGACCATGAGCGCGCAATTGGCCGGGGTTATCGCCCACGCCGAAGCCACCGGGTCGATCAGCGGCCTGGGCCGCCAGGGCAAGGGCATCCAGGAAGCCAAGTTCGTCGGCGTGCCAGGTTCACCCGGCGCGGCAGTGGGTACGGCGGTGGTCATGTTGCCGCCCGCCGACCTCGACGTAGTGCCGGACAAGACCATCGTCGACATCCCCGCCGAATTGGGCCTGTTCAAGACGGCCATCGAGGGCGTACGGGCCGACATGCGCGCCCTGTCGGCGAAACTGGCGACGCAGCTGCGCCCCGAAGAGCGCGCGCTGTTCGACGTTTACCTGATGATGCTCGACGACGCCTCCCTGGGCAGCGAGGTCACCACGGTCATCAAGACCGGTCAGTGGGCCCAGGGCGCGTTGCGCCAGGTGGTGACCGACCACGTCAACCGTTTCGAACTGATGGACGACGCCTACCTGCGCGAGCGTGCCTCCGACGTCAAGGACCTCGGTCGCCGGCTGCTGGCCTACTTGCAACAGGAACGCCAGCAGACCCTGGTCTATCCCGATAACACCATCCTGATCAGCGAAGAACTGACCCCGGCCATGCTCGGCGAGGTGCCGGAAGGCAAGCTCGCGGGGCTGGTCTCGGTATTGGGTTCGGGCAACTCCCACGTCGCGATCCTGGCCCGCGCCATGGGCATTCCGACGGTCATGGGCGTGGTGGACCTGCCGTATTCAAAGGTCGACGGCATCCAGATGATCGTCGATGGCTACCACGGCGAGGTCTACACCAACCCCACCGAATTGCTGCGCAAGCAGTTTGCCGATGTGGTGGAGGAAGAAAAGCAACTGTCCCTGGGCCTGGATGCGCTGCGGGACCTGCCTTGCGTGACGCTCGACGGCCACCGCATGCCGCTGTGGGTCAACACCGGGCTGCTGGCCGATGTTGCCCGGGCGCAGAAGCGCGGCGCCGAGGGTGTGGGCCTGTACCGCACTGAAGTGCCCTTCATGATCAACCAGCGCTTCCCCAGCGAAAAGGAACAGCTGGCGATCTATCGCGAACAGTTGGCCGCTTTCCATCCGCAACCGGTGACCATGCGCAGCCTGGACATCGGCGGGGACAAATCCCTGTCCTACTTCCCCATCAAGGAAGACAACCCCTTCCTTGGCTGGCGCGGGATACGCGTGACGCTCGACCATCCGGAAATCTTCCTGGTCCAGGCCCGCGCCATGCTCAAGGCCAGCGAGGGTCTGAACAACCTGCGCATCCTGTTGCCGATGATTTCCGGCACCCATGAGCTGGAAGAAGCCTTGCACCTGATCCACCGGGCGTGGGGCGAAGTGCGCGACGAAGGCACCGACGTGCCGATGCCGCCGGTGGGGGTGATGATCGAGATTCCGGCGGCGGTGTACCAGACCAAGGAACTGGCGCGCCAGGTTGACTTCCTGTCGGTCGGTTCCAACGACCTGACCCAGTATTTGCTGGCCGTGGACCGCAACAACCCGCGGGTCGCCGACCTGTACGACTATCTGCACCCAGCGGTGCTGCAAGCCCTGCAGAATGTGGTCCGCGACGCCCATGCCGAAGGCAAGCCAGTGAGTATCTGCGGTGAAATGGCCGGGGACCCGGCGGCGGCGGTGCTGCTGATGGCGATGGGCTTTGACAGCCTGTCGATGAACGCCACCAACCTGCCGAAAGTGAAATGGATGCTGCGTCAGATCAACCTCAGCAAGGCCCAGGAACTGCTGGCCGAAGTGATGACGATCGATAATCCGCAGGTGATCCACAGCTCCTTGCAACTGGCGCTGAAGAACCTTGGGTTGGCGCGGATGATCAATCCGGCTTCGAACAAGACGCTCTGAATCTTTAGCGACCTCATCGCGAGCAAGCTCGCTCCCACAGGGGATCTCGGTTGTTCACAACGTTTGTGTTCACTGAAGATCTACTGTGGGAG is drawn from Pseudomonas rhizophila and contains these coding sequences:
- the ptsP gene encoding phosphoenolpyruvate--protein phosphotransferase; the protein is MLNTLRKIVQEVNSAKDLKAALGIIVLRVKEAMGSQVCSVYLLDPETNRFVLMATEGLNKRSIGKVSMAPNEGLVGLVGTREEPLNLENAADHPRYRYFAETGEERYASFLGAPIIHHRRVVGVLVIQQKERRQFDEGEEAFLVTMSAQLAGVIAHAEATGSISGLGRQGKGIQEAKFVGVPGSPGAAVGTAVVMLPPADLDVVPDKTIVDIPAELGLFKTAIEGVRADMRALSAKLATQLRPEERALFDVYLMMLDDASLGSEVTTVIKTGQWAQGALRQVVTDHVNRFELMDDAYLRERASDVKDLGRRLLAYLQQERQQTLVYPDNTILISEELTPAMLGEVPEGKLAGLVSVLGSGNSHVAILARAMGIPTVMGVVDLPYSKVDGIQMIVDGYHGEVYTNPTELLRKQFADVVEEEKQLSLGLDALRDLPCVTLDGHRMPLWVNTGLLADVARAQKRGAEGVGLYRTEVPFMINQRFPSEKEQLAIYREQLAAFHPQPVTMRSLDIGGDKSLSYFPIKEDNPFLGWRGIRVTLDHPEIFLVQARAMLKASEGLNNLRILLPMISGTHELEEALHLIHRAWGEVRDEGTDVPMPPVGVMIEIPAAVYQTKELARQVDFLSVGSNDLTQYLLAVDRNNPRVADLYDYLHPAVLQALQNVVRDAHAEGKPVSICGEMAGDPAAAVLLMAMGFDSLSMNATNLPKVKWMLRQINLSKAQELLAEVMTIDNPQVIHSSLQLALKNLGLARMINPASNKTL